A window of the Amycolatopsis solani genome harbors these coding sequences:
- a CDS encoding branched-chain amino acid ABC transporter permease, which produces MSDSAVSEVDAPAEPQSPPRPRRDLAKPVRAVAWLALLVVLLALPLYLDAAWLKAGQYMMIGAVGAIGLTLVVGQAGQLSLAHAFFLLAGGTAYSVLSGPTGDDRVVGFGLDPGLSLLGAVVVAALLGLAFAPVAGRLRGIYLGVASLALVFLGLYFGQSAEELTGGTSTGRTPAPFSLFGFPFTNDGPEISLLGVPIRQAERTWYLFLLLTVVAFVVARGAVRGRVGRSWRAVRDNEAAAAVMGVSVMRAKAGAFAVSSAYGGLAGAMTVLWFDILKPDESEFGTYGINVSIAYLAMVIIGGLGSVSGALVGALIVNGLPQVLALYSADLGWFSGTGDGALTPILVSSFVYGAAIVLVVLFEPGGLAAIGRRITRKTQEEK; this is translated from the coding sequence GTGTCTGACAGCGCTGTGTCCGAAGTGGACGCTCCAGCCGAACCGCAGTCACCGCCGCGGCCCCGCCGCGACCTGGCGAAACCGGTGCGCGCGGTGGCGTGGCTGGCCCTGCTGGTCGTCCTGCTCGCCCTGCCGCTCTACCTCGACGCCGCCTGGCTGAAAGCCGGGCAGTACATGATGATCGGCGCGGTCGGCGCGATCGGGCTGACGCTCGTGGTCGGGCAGGCCGGGCAGCTTTCCCTGGCGCACGCCTTCTTCCTGCTCGCCGGCGGCACGGCCTACAGCGTGCTGTCCGGGCCGACCGGGGACGACCGCGTGGTCGGGTTCGGCCTCGACCCCGGCCTCTCACTGCTCGGCGCGGTCGTCGTCGCGGCCCTGCTCGGCCTGGCCTTCGCGCCCGTCGCCGGGCGGCTGCGGGGGATCTACCTCGGCGTCGCCTCGCTCGCGCTGGTGTTCCTCGGCCTCTACTTCGGACAGTCGGCGGAAGAGCTCACCGGCGGGACGTCGACCGGGCGGACGCCGGCGCCGTTCTCGCTTTTCGGCTTCCCCTTCACCAACGACGGCCCCGAAATCAGCCTGCTCGGCGTACCGATCCGGCAGGCCGAACGCACCTGGTACCTGTTCCTGCTGCTGACCGTGGTCGCGTTCGTGGTCGCCCGCGGCGCCGTCCGCGGCCGGGTCGGGCGGTCGTGGCGGGCGGTGCGCGACAACGAAGCCGCGGCCGCGGTGATGGGCGTCAGCGTCATGCGGGCGAAGGCGGGCGCGTTCGCGGTTTCCTCGGCGTACGGCGGGCTCGCCGGCGCGATGACCGTGCTGTGGTTCGACATCCTCAAGCCGGACGAGAGCGAGTTCGGCACCTACGGCATCAACGTCTCCATCGCCTACCTGGCGATGGTCATCATCGGCGGGCTCGGCTCGGTGTCCGGCGCGCTGGTCGGCGCGCTGATCGTCAACGGGCTGCCGCAGGTCCTCGCCCTGTACTCCGCCGATCTGGGCTGGTTCTCCGGCACCGGCGACGGCGCGCTGACCCCCATCCTCGTCAGCTCGTTCGTCTACGGCGCCGCGATCGTCCTCGTCGTGCTCTTCGAGCCCGGCGGGCTCGCCGCGATCGGCCGCCGGATCACCCGCAAAACCCAGGAGGAGAAATGA
- a CDS encoding Lrp/AsnC family transcriptional regulator, translated as MLDELDSAIVRHLQEDARQTNRDIARKVGIAPSTCLERIRLLRERGVIRGYHADIDLASLNRGVRALVTAQVRPLSRAVIDSFQRSIAELPEVLSVYVTAGSDDFLIEVTTPDIDALHAFLTDRLALRREIVGFRTSIVFRHLRKTTLEPLS; from the coding sequence GTGCTCGACGAACTTGATTCGGCGATCGTGCGGCACCTGCAGGAAGACGCCCGGCAAACCAACCGGGACATCGCCCGCAAGGTCGGCATCGCGCCCTCGACGTGCCTCGAGCGGATCCGGCTGCTGCGCGAGCGCGGCGTCATCCGCGGCTACCACGCCGACATCGACCTGGCGAGCCTCAACCGCGGCGTCCGGGCCCTGGTCACGGCGCAGGTGCGGCCGCTCAGCCGCGCGGTCATCGACTCCTTCCAGCGGTCGATCGCCGAACTGCCGGAAGTGCTTTCGGTGTACGTGACCGCGGGGAGTGACGATTTCCTGATCGAAGTCACCACGCCGGACATCGACGCGCTGCACGCTTTCCTCACCGACCGGCTGGCGCTGCGCCGCGAGATCGTCGGGTTCCGCACGTCGATCGTTTTCCGCCACCTGCGCAAGACGACGCTTGAACCGCTCTCGTAG
- a CDS encoding ABC transporter ATP-binding protein, which translates to MLTVRGLRVRYGRSTAALHGVDLDVSADGVLAVLGSNGAGKSTLLRAVSGTLRMHRGSIDSGEIHYDGHALGKLDPARIVRLGVVGVPEGRQVFARMTVEENLRAGGIGARTAAERVTARKRVDELFPVLGERAKQRAGLLSGGEQQMLAIGRALMSAPRLLLLDEPSLGLAPKIVEQIGRTIREIHEQGTAVVLVEQNAVMALNVADHAVVLEVGRVALAGTAAELAASQDVQRLYLGGHAESQETAEAEAERAREHLAGRTLSRWAG; encoded by the coding sequence GTGCTGACCGTGCGTGGCCTGCGGGTCCGGTACGGCCGGTCCACGGCCGCCCTGCACGGTGTCGACCTCGACGTTTCCGCCGACGGGGTGCTCGCCGTGCTCGGCAGCAACGGGGCCGGGAAGTCCACCTTGCTCCGGGCCGTCTCCGGCACCCTCCGCATGCACCGGGGCTCGATCGACAGCGGCGAAATCCACTACGACGGCCACGCGCTCGGCAAGCTCGACCCCGCCCGGATCGTCCGGCTCGGTGTCGTCGGCGTGCCCGAGGGGCGGCAGGTCTTCGCCCGGATGACGGTCGAGGAGAACCTGCGCGCCGGTGGCATCGGCGCCCGGACCGCGGCCGAACGGGTGACCGCGAGGAAGCGGGTCGACGAGCTGTTCCCCGTGCTGGGTGAACGCGCCAAGCAGCGCGCCGGGCTGCTCTCCGGCGGCGAGCAGCAGATGCTGGCGATCGGGCGCGCGCTGATGTCCGCGCCGAGGCTGCTGCTGCTCGACGAGCCGTCGCTCGGGCTGGCGCCCAAGATCGTCGAGCAGATCGGCCGGACCATCCGCGAGATCCACGAGCAGGGCACCGCCGTCGTGCTGGTGGAGCAGAACGCCGTGATGGCGCTGAACGTCGCCGACCACGCCGTGGTGCTGGAGGTCGGCCGGGTGGCGCTGGCCGGGACGGCGGCCGAACTCGCCGCCAGCCAGGACGTCCAGCGGCTCTACCTCGGCGGGCACGCCGAGTCGCAGGAGACCGCCGAAGCCGAGGCCGAACGCGCGCGAGAGCACCTCGCGGGCCGGACCCTGTCGAGGTGGGCCGGATGA
- a CDS encoding Glu/Leu/Phe/Val dehydrogenase dimerization domain-containing protein encodes MTAHEQLVVRRGRRSGVPTMVAIHSTALGPAVGGCRFKPYPTLEDAVGDVLRLSAAMTAKCAVAGLAFGGGKSVIAPEPGRVLSPEERRDVLLDHADLVAEFGGAYRAGPDVGTGPADMLVLREASPWAFCTPESAGGTGSSSGPTAVGVLAALRAAGPADLTGRRVVISGYGSVGAHLAASLHAAGADVVVSDIDPAKRAGAEKSGLTWAEPEKALTLTADVVIPAAVGGVLSPETVARLDTQLVVGPANNQLTDDAVADDLAARGVRWIPDYVASAGGILYTLSREAEGLDHEAALARVETIEQTVTDLLDAAKANATTPLHEAAALAGRRLTSGAAPRIP; translated from the coding sequence ATGACCGCACATGAACAGCTCGTCGTCCGCCGGGGCCGTCGATCCGGCGTCCCCACGATGGTCGCGATCCATTCGACCGCGCTCGGCCCCGCCGTCGGCGGCTGCCGGTTCAAGCCCTACCCCACGCTCGAAGACGCCGTCGGCGACGTCCTGCGCCTCTCGGCCGCCATGACGGCGAAGTGCGCCGTCGCCGGGCTCGCGTTCGGTGGCGGCAAGAGCGTCATCGCGCCGGAGCCGGGCCGCGTGCTCTCGCCGGAAGAGCGCCGTGACGTCCTGCTCGACCACGCCGACCTGGTCGCGGAGTTCGGCGGCGCGTACCGGGCCGGCCCCGACGTGGGCACCGGCCCGGCCGACATGCTGGTGCTCCGGGAGGCCTCGCCGTGGGCGTTCTGCACGCCGGAGTCCGCCGGCGGAACCGGTTCCTCCAGCGGCCCGACCGCCGTCGGCGTGCTCGCCGCGCTCCGGGCGGCCGGCCCGGCGGACCTGACCGGGCGCCGGGTGGTGATCAGCGGCTACGGCTCGGTGGGCGCGCACCTGGCCGCGAGCCTGCACGCCGCGGGCGCCGACGTCGTCGTGTCCGACATCGACCCCGCCAAGCGCGCGGGCGCCGAGAAGAGCGGCTTGACCTGGGCCGAACCGGAGAAAGCGCTCACCCTGACCGCCGACGTGGTGATCCCGGCCGCGGTCGGTGGCGTGCTGAGTCCCGAGACGGTGGCCCGGCTCGACACCCAGCTCGTCGTCGGCCCGGCCAACAACCAGCTCACCGACGACGCCGTCGCCGACGACCTCGCCGCGCGCGGCGTGCGGTGGATCCCCGACTACGTGGCGAGCGCGGGCGGCATCCTCTACACGCTTTCCCGGGAAGCGGAGGGCCTGGACCACGAGGCCGCGCTCGCCCGCGTCGAAACGATCGAGCAGACGGTCACGGACCTCCTGGACGCCGCGAAGGCCAACGCGACCACCCCGCTGCACGAGGCGGCCGCGCTGGCCGGACGCCGGCTCACTTCTGGTGCGGCGCCACGTATTCCTTAG
- a CDS encoding branched-chain amino acid ABC transporter permease, whose translation MNTFLQLVVNGLGKGAVFALLALGFVIIFKATEVVNFAHGSLVLFGGYLVVVTRDALGWVGASLVGIVSAGLLALAVERLLLSRSRHADANSLALLTIGVDVIVTEEIVRRLGVTLPFLGDAWDAKPFQLGGITLFRTHLVALGVAAVLITAFWLAFKYSNWGVAMRAQAENREAAALMGIRSSRVTATAWLVAGLLAGVAVLFIATQDFSGAGLSRGTHSIALAAFPAAILGGLDSTAGAVVGGLVVGLVEALSAQYVSFDFSKSAVFLVMLVVLVVRPSGLFGTRERTRV comes from the coding sequence GTGAACACTTTCCTGCAGCTCGTGGTGAACGGCCTCGGCAAGGGCGCGGTGTTCGCGCTGCTCGCGCTGGGGTTCGTGATCATCTTCAAGGCCACCGAGGTGGTCAACTTCGCGCACGGCTCACTCGTGCTCTTCGGCGGCTACCTCGTCGTGGTGACGCGGGACGCGCTCGGCTGGGTCGGCGCCTCGCTCGTGGGCATCGTCTCGGCCGGACTGCTCGCCCTGGCCGTGGAACGGCTGCTGCTGTCCCGGTCCCGGCACGCCGACGCGAACAGCCTGGCGCTGCTCACCATCGGCGTCGACGTCATCGTCACCGAGGAGATCGTGCGCCGCCTCGGCGTCACGCTCCCCTTCCTCGGCGACGCCTGGGACGCGAAGCCGTTCCAGCTCGGCGGGATCACGCTGTTCCGCACCCACCTGGTCGCGCTCGGCGTGGCCGCGGTGCTGATCACGGCGTTCTGGCTGGCCTTCAAGTACTCGAACTGGGGCGTGGCCATGCGGGCGCAGGCGGAGAACCGGGAAGCCGCCGCGCTGATGGGCATCCGCAGCTCCCGCGTCACGGCGACGGCCTGGCTGGTCGCCGGGCTGCTGGCCGGCGTGGCCGTGCTGTTCATCGCGACGCAGGACTTCTCCGGCGCCGGGCTTTCGCGCGGGACGCACTCGATCGCGCTGGCCGCGTTCCCCGCGGCGATCCTCGGCGGGCTCGACTCGACGGCGGGCGCGGTGGTCGGCGGGCTGGTGGTCGGGCTCGTGGAAGCGCTGTCCGCGCAGTACGTCTCGTTCGACTTCTCCAAGAGCGCGGTGTTCCTGGTGATGCTGGTCGTCCTGGTGGTGCGGCCCTCGGGGCTGTTCGGCACGAGGGAGCGAACCCGTGTCTGA
- a CDS encoding ABC transporter substrate-binding protein, giving the protein MKRTHLAAALAAVLVLSACSTKAGDAGSSGSDSSGVKTGKGVTATEVTLGVMTDKSGVFKNLGLGVTQGNELWAKDFNAAGGVCGRQVKLEEVDHGYKADTAKTLYPQIEPKVLGFVQLLGSPVVAALKQNLATDKTVAAPASWSSELLDNPYVMIVGTTYDLEIIDGLSYLQEQGLIKDGDTIGHVYIDGEYGKNGLRGSQFYAKKHNLTVKEVKITSTDSDLTNVVTGLKGAGVKAIVLTTTPAQTGSAAATNKALGLNVPVLGNNPTFDPALLKSPAAGALDKLTIVASSVPFSADLPKAKDVAAKFKAAYKETPNGGVPYGYAVGEVWGAVLKKACDNKDLTRDGIAAALKQTTSASTDNLVAALDFSKPGTPATRQVYAATPDASAEGGVKYVKPLFEAPEAKEYVAPHQK; this is encoded by the coding sequence ATGAAGCGAACACACCTGGCGGCGGCGCTGGCGGCCGTCCTCGTCCTCTCGGCGTGCAGCACGAAGGCGGGCGACGCCGGCTCGTCCGGCTCGGACAGCTCCGGCGTCAAGACCGGCAAGGGGGTGACGGCGACCGAGGTGACGCTCGGCGTGATGACCGACAAGTCCGGCGTGTTCAAGAACCTCGGCCTCGGGGTCACGCAGGGCAACGAGCTGTGGGCCAAGGACTTCAACGCCGCCGGCGGCGTCTGCGGCCGCCAGGTGAAGCTCGAAGAGGTCGACCACGGCTACAAGGCCGACACCGCGAAGACGCTGTACCCGCAGATCGAACCGAAGGTGCTCGGGTTCGTGCAGCTGCTCGGCTCGCCGGTGGTGGCCGCGCTCAAGCAGAACCTCGCCACCGACAAGACCGTCGCCGCACCCGCGTCGTGGTCGTCGGAGCTGCTCGACAACCCGTACGTGATGATCGTCGGCACCACCTACGACCTGGAGATCATCGACGGCCTGTCGTACCTGCAGGAGCAGGGCCTGATCAAGGACGGCGACACCATCGGGCACGTCTACATCGACGGCGAGTACGGCAAGAACGGCCTGCGCGGCTCGCAGTTCTACGCCAAGAAGCACAACCTGACGGTCAAGGAAGTGAAGATCACCTCGACCGACAGCGACCTCACCAACGTCGTCACCGGCCTCAAGGGCGCCGGGGTCAAGGCGATCGTGCTGACCACCACGCCCGCCCAGACCGGGTCCGCGGCCGCGACGAACAAGGCGCTCGGGCTGAACGTGCCGGTGCTGGGCAACAACCCGACGTTCGACCCGGCGCTGCTGAAGAGCCCGGCCGCCGGCGCGCTCGACAAGCTCACGATCGTCGCCAGCAGCGTGCCGTTCTCCGCGGACCTGCCGAAGGCCAAGGACGTCGCGGCGAAGTTCAAGGCCGCGTACAAGGAAACGCCGAACGGCGGTGTCCCCTACGGTTACGCCGTCGGCGAAGTCTGGGGCGCGGTGCTGAAGAAGGCTTGCGACAACAAGGACCTCACCCGCGACGGCATCGCCGCGGCCCTGAAGCAGACGACGTCGGCGAGCACGGACAACCTGGTCGCGGCGCTCGACTTCTCCAAGCCGGGAACGCCGGCGACGCGCCAGGTGTACGCGGCCACCCCGGACGCCTCCGCCGAGGGCGGCGTCAAGTACGTCAAGCCGCTGTTCGAAGCGCCCGAGGCTAAGGAATACGTGGCGCCGCACCAGAAGTGA
- a CDS encoding ABC transporter ATP-binding protein has translation MTPPELRVENVSLRFGGIRALDDVSFTVAPGSLHALIGPNGAGKSSCFNVISGLYRANAGRVRLGDTELTELAPHKLARLGVGRSFQNAALSAGSTVLDNVMLGRHALTRGGFLEIGLRLPWTVRAERRHAERAREICAFLGLGAVVGSPVGALPYGVVKRVDLARALAVEPVLLLLDEPAAGMNAAETAELAGTISGIRAELGISILLVEHDMGLVMGIADRVTVLDFGRRIADGTPAEVQSDPDVIKAYLGTEAA, from the coding sequence ATGACGCCGCCAGAACTGCGGGTCGAGAACGTGTCCCTGCGCTTCGGCGGGATCCGCGCGCTCGACGACGTCAGCTTCACCGTCGCGCCCGGCTCGCTGCACGCGCTGATCGGGCCCAACGGCGCCGGGAAGTCCAGCTGCTTCAACGTGATCAGCGGCCTCTACCGGGCCAACGCCGGCCGCGTCCGGCTCGGCGACACCGAGCTCACCGAGCTCGCGCCGCACAAGCTCGCGCGCCTCGGCGTCGGCCGGTCGTTCCAGAACGCCGCGCTGTCGGCCGGCTCGACCGTGCTGGACAACGTCATGCTCGGCCGGCACGCGCTGACCCGCGGCGGGTTCCTCGAAATCGGGCTGCGGCTGCCGTGGACGGTCCGCGCCGAACGGCGGCACGCCGAGCGCGCGCGGGAGATCTGCGCGTTCCTCGGCTTGGGCGCGGTCGTCGGCTCACCGGTCGGCGCGCTGCCCTACGGCGTCGTCAAGCGCGTCGACCTCGCCCGCGCGCTCGCCGTCGAACCGGTGCTGTTGCTGCTCGACGAGCCCGCGGCCGGGATGAACGCGGCCGAAACCGCGGAGCTGGCCGGCACGATCAGCGGGATCCGCGCCGAGCTGGGCATCTCGATCCTGCTCGTCGAACACGACATGGGCCTGGTGATGGGCATCGCCGACCGGGTCACCGTGCTCGACTTCGGCCGCCGCATCGCCGACGGCACCCCCGCGGAAGTCCAGTCCGACCCGGACGTCATCAAGGCCTACCTGGGCACGGAGGCGGCGTGA